A region of the Desulfovibrio litoralis DSM 11393 genome:
GGGGCTGCTAATGCGGCTGAAATGAAAGCGGCTGCATCTGGTAATCCTTTAATTTTAATGCAAGTTCAACTGGTGAGTGAATTGCGAAAATTAGAGGGTTTGTTTGCCTGGCATCAAAAAACGCAACATAGATTACGAGATCGCTTAAAGTACCTTAACGGAACGGAGGAGCGTTTTGTCAAAACCAAAGCGACACATCAAGGAAATATCAAGCATAGAGATGAAAACACCCATTATTTATTACAGACAAAATTATAAAATATTGAAAAAATTATGAAATTTCTGATTGAACCCTCTTTACATAAAAAATAATATTTTTAATTTATGTTCAACTAGTCAAGATTTGTATTATTCATATCATATTTACAATAAGATATATAAAGATTTACCTAAACTTAAGACTGTTGTTTTGTTTTACTCTGTTTTTTCAAAAGGTTTTTGCGTACGAAAAAGCCCATCGTTACAAGGATTATGTTTGGGGTTTAAATATTGCTATGATATTGATTGGGGAGAAGATAGTTGTAATATTTCTAAAACCATGTTTGATAATCACAAAAGACAATATGCAAAGAGACAAATTCGCCCGAGCGATACTTTTGGTTATTTATCTCCTGAGATTTTTTTTGGACAAGAGCTGTCTGTTGGTGATAGAGTTAAACAACACTTGTTGGCATACAACAGACCGAAAAATGAATTAGAGTATTTATATAAAATAATAGAACTTTCTCAACAAATTAAGCATGAGTTAATAATAGTTATTCCACCCGCGAGAGAAGACTATAAGAAATTTATCCCTGACAACATTTTTTGTGATTTGTTTTTAGCAGTAAAAAATAAAAATATAAAAATTGTTGATTTATTTTCTCCAAACAACCTTGAATCAGAAGACTTTGGAGATACAGACCATTTGACTCCGAAAGGAGCCATAAAGGCGAGTAAGTGGCTTAATTCTTTGATTTAAAATACTTTCAATATGTTTTAAAATACTTTTTGTTTTAATATGATAACATACTGGTAAAGATTTATATATTGGCGAGTGTTTCTAACTATAAAGCGGAATGCCGATTGCACCGTCAAGTTCTAGCCAACTTAGGCATAACAATTTACGCAGTCTTACGCTAAAGTGTTTGGCTCCGTGTTTTAACTCGAGGCGTGGGTTACAATATACAGTAATTTCGTCTATGATGGATACATTATATTTTTCAGGGTTTTTGGGTTGCCCTATGCTGACATATGGTACATAGCTCCCGGCGATGTTTTTATCGGAACAAGCTCAACCGCCGATAGCGGGTTCAAGTTTTAACCCAATAGTTAAAACGCCTGAGCGTTTTTTTATATATGAGATTGCCTGAGCGTCTATTTCTATCATAGTTTCTATCATATTAAATACCATAAGCGAGCCGAAATTTTCCGACTCGCTTTCTTGTTTTAAGAAAAGTTAAAGACCAATGTTTAACGATAAACATTTATCTCAATAATAGCATTATAAAACACGTTTGTAAATTGCTTCTGCATCTTCAACACGTAATACGCGTGGGTTATTTGCCAAAAGACGAGTTACTTTCATAACTCCTTTGGCAAGTTCGGGTATGTCGGATGCTTTTACTCCAAAAGAACTAAGCTTGTTAGGCACATTTAGGTCTATAGTCAGAGTACGCAAGGTTTCTACGGCACGCAAGGCGGAATCTCTAAGCGAGAGTCCTTGAGTTTTTTCACCGAGAATTTCAGCTAAACGTGCAAACTTTTCAAGGTTTCCAAGCATGTTAAATTCCATAACAGGGACAAGCATAATGCTGTTTGCTACCCCGTGAGGAATATGGAACTCTGCACCTATAGGGTAAGCAAAAGCGTGAACTGCGGTAACTCCGGCGTTGGCAAAAGCCATTCCGGCAAGCATACTGCCTTCAAGCATGCCCTCACGAGCTTCGAGGTTTTCTCCGTTGGCGTAAGCTGTACGAATGTTTTTGTTTATGAGTTTAATCGCTTGAATTGCAAGCATATCTGTCATATCAGTAGCGTTTTTGGAAGTGAATGCTTCAATAGCGTGGATCAGTGCGTCCATACCTGTTGCGGCAGTAACATGAGGAGGTAGCCCAACAGTAAGTAATGGATCAAGTAGAGCGGTAGAAGGGAAAAGGTGCATGCTCACGATACCTTTTTTCAACTTTTCTTTGTGATCTGAAAGAATAGCGATAGGGGTAACCTCGCTACCTGTTCCCGCAGTTGTTGGAATAAGAATAAGTTTCATTCCAGGGTTAGGAACTAAGTCAATTCCAAAATATTCGGAAATTGGACCTTTGTTGGTAACAAGAATTGATGAAACCTTGGCTATATCTTGAGCAGAACCGCCACCAATTCCGATTATAATATCCGCACCGTCTTTTTTAACTTGTTCGGCGGCTGTGATTGCGGTTTCATAAGATGGGTCTGCTTCTACCGAGTCAAAGCGTGAAAATCCGATATTACCTTTATTGAGCAAAGATTCAAGCTCATTAACAATTCCTGTTTTTACCAACCCGGGGTCGGTAATGATCATTGCTTTTGTTCCGCCAAGTCTTTTAGCTTCGGCAACTATATTTTTTATTGCTCCCGGACCCATAATTGTGCGGGTTGTAGTTTGAAACGTGTTAATCTTATTCATGAGTTACTCCTGTTGTTAATATGTGTATACTGCTAGTTGAAGTTGATATTGAAAATACAACATTTTTTGAGTTTTATTCTTCGCCAATTTTTGAGTTAAAAACAGGGTCTTTTTGTTTATCATAAGTTTGCCAGTTGCGGAAAAAGTCTTTTCCGTAAATCAATAAACATAAGACTATTCCAACTCCAAAGGCAGCGGCGGCTTCTCTGGTTATAAGAACTGCTGCAATGATACCGGCTATACCAAGATCATTAAAGGTTCTGGCTTTAAGAATACCAACTCGCACAGCAACATAACCTTGAACCAACATGGTAAGGGCGAGAGCTATCGGTAAAATTGGCTTAACTAAGGTAACTATCGGTAGGAAGAAATAACCGGCAAAAGTACCCCAACGGAAAGAACCCACACCACCGTATAAGCTGTCCATAGCTTCCGGTCCGTGCTTGTAGCGTTCACATTCTACGACCTGCATGGCTGCCCACATCGGACCACACATGGAAATATCAGGACCGAGCATGGACATACCGATATTTCTGATACCAACAATTTTATTGTTAAGGTTTGCGTTAAAGTGAATGTCTTCATCTCCACCACGGGCGGCACGAGATTCATCAATAAGTGCTTCTGCTTGAATTAACTCACCAAAGAGTACAATGTAAACAGCAAAAACCAAAGGAGCGGCGTGAAGATAAACGCTTAACGGAGGCCAACCAATACGCGCGGCGAAAGGAGTCCATTCCGTAAATAAAGTGGTGAATTGTGGAACTGTGAAACCCCATTGAATATCGGGGAAGGGTAGTTCTTTTACTAATGGTGCGACAATAATTGCAAGAATTAATGCCGGCATAAGTCCAAGGTCGGAAAGGTGTTTAAGTAAAGTGCTTTTTGAGCGTAATGATTTAAAGTGGTTAGAAAAGAGTACATAAAACGCAAAACCGATAGAGATAGTAATCGTCCAAGGGTAAAGGTCAAAACGTCCACCTGGCTGAAAAACAAGACGTACAGCCGCAATACCTGCACCAAGCAAGATCCCTGCTTTTATTGCATCAGGAACCATATCGACAAAACGCTTGGCAAGCCCTGTAAATCCCAAGATAAAAGCAAAAAGTCCAAGCTCAAATTCAAAGGCGATTAACGCTTGAACCCGTTCCGGTCCTTCGGGAAATTCTTTAAGCCATAAAAGTAAAAGAGGAATAGCCGGCGTAATCCAACCGGGAACTACCGGGTCGCCAAGATGTGCATGCCACAAATAAAAAAATCCGTTGATAATAACGATGGTGATTGCTACTTCAAAAGGCATTCCCAAATATTCTTGTAATAGAGGAATAACCCCAAGACATACGGCACACATGAGCAAGCCTTGAATAAAATCAGGCAACTCGAAACGATAATGAATGAATGGAAGACGAAGTTGAAACGGACCTAAAGGAATATAAGGCTGAACCTTCCCGTGTTCACGTTTAAACATTGGACCTAAAAAACTCATAAAGCCTCCTTTTGCTTAAGAAAAAATATCAAAATTGCTAAAAGTTAATTGCTAAAAGTTATAAAGGTAGCGTAGTTTTGTTTATACCTCCTTATAAATTGAAATTATTGAGAATCTGATTTCGCTGTTGCTTATTGTTATTTGTTATGCATCAGGGTTGCCGTTATTTTCACTCCAATGACGTGTTTGATAATATTCGCTAACCATGATTTTCACATCTTCTGCACTAATGGCTTGACCTGTTTCAGGTAAAGGATTTTTCGTCAGAGCAACGGGGAGAGTATCGTCATTAGGTTGTAGCCCTGCTCGTAAGTTAAATCTGCGTGTGTTATCAGTAACTTTTGATGCCATATTAATCATATCATCATTACTGAGGTGTAAACCTGTTAGAGCTTCGGTGATAATCCTGAGTTCTTCCCATTGATACATATCACGATAAAAACGGCATAAAATCAGCATATCAAAATAAGTCAAGCGATCTTCCCAAGTTTTAAATATCGCCGCTTTGCCTTCGATGCTGTTTTTATCAACCATGCCCGCAAGTTCAGGCTTGTAAAAGGTTGCTCTAAGGTGGCAAGCTCCACGGTCAGAAGTAGCGTAAGCAAGCCCCATGCCTTTTAATATCCGTGGGTCATAGCCGGCTGGCTCCAAGCCTTTAACATGAACAGCCATATGTTCCATTTTCCACTCTTTACTTGCATATTTGATCCCCTTGCTGAGGATTTCGCCGAGATTGCGACGATAGGCTATATCACGCAACAAGTTTGCCACTCCATCAGTGTCGCCATAGTCAAGTTTGAGTTCAATACGCCCGAGGCGAGAAGCTTCAATTGTTAATGCGGCAAGGTTACCCGCACTTATAGTATCCATGCCGAGGCGATCGCAAAGATCGTTAAGATAGAGTATGTCTTCAATATCTGCGATTTCACATAAACCACCAAAAGCATAAATCGTTTCATATTCAGGTCCTTCAACCGTTAAACCTGCATATTTTCCGTTTTTTATGGTTGAAAGTCTTCCGCACGACATCAGACACTTGGCGCAAGATTTTGGTACTACTTCACAGCGTTCATGCAAGGCTGTGCTGTTAATTCCGTTTCTGTGTTCTACTCGTCCTTTTTGCCAACAACGAGACGGAAACCCGCCTATTTCGTTCATTAAATCTACAAGACCGGTGGTTCCTACTTTTTTGTAAACTTGAACACCTTTGTCTTCTTTGGCACGATTTGAAATTTCTTTTACAAATTCTTTTAAGAGAGCTTGATTTGCGATTGTGCGACGTGCTTTTCCATAAAAGGCTATACCTTTGACTTGTTTTGAGCCAAGAACTGTTCCGACCCCCGTACGCCCGGCACTTCTCCAGTAATCATTTTCGATAACAGCAAAGCAAACTTTATTTTCGGCGGCCGGTCCAATAACTATCGGACCGCATTTTTCTCCGCATAATTCCATAACTTTTTGGCGTAGAGCATCTTCGGTGGCATAAGTTTCCATTCCCCAGATGTCTTTAGCCGAGTGTATTTTTACTTTAGTATCGCTGATTTCAAGCCATACAGGTTTGTCTGAGATACCTTTAACGATTATTATATCATAGCCTGCGGCGTCCATATATTCCGGAGCTTTTCCGCCACTGTATGATTCGGAATAAAATCCTGTTTGCGGAGACTTGGTAAAGACACCATAGCGAGAAGAACCCCAAACGCTTGAGGCGGTTATTGGACCGGTGGTAAAGATTATGGCGTTATCTTTCCCAAGCGGATCAACTTCGGCGATATTTTCTTGTAATAAAAAATGAGTTGCAAGTCCTTTACCACCTAGAGTGATAGACAAAAGAGCGTCAGGTATGTTAAAAACCTCATGCTGACCTGAACCAAGGTCGATGCGTAAGCCTCTGTTGTAAAAACCGTGCATGTTTTTTTCTCCTGTATAAAACTAAAAGAGAGTATTCAACGCTTTTATTTTAAGCACTGAAACAAATAGTAAGGGTTCATATACAAAAGTAGTGCCAACTTAATCTTTTTTAAAAGAATAAAATTGGCACTAAAAAAATTATATATTACAGTGTGTTAGTTTTATTTGTGTAAATTTGGAAAATTTGGAATTTTACTTGTTTGATGCTAAAATGCATCAATGGTTGTGAGTGAAAGTATTTGTTTTTAATTTGTTGTTTTGTATAGAAAAATGTTTTATCTTGCATTTATCAACGAATAAAACCTGTGAATTTGAAATGTGTAGTAGATAAAGCTGTGATGCTTTATTGCATCAATAAGATGCGTGAATGCATCAGGGCTTGAGCTTGCATTGTTTGGGCTTAACTGTTTGTGTTTAATGGAATTCCGTAATATTTAGCTTTGCGTACTACTGTTGATTGATTGATACCTAGGGCTTTTGCTGTTGCTCTTGTGTTTTTATGCGCTTGAAGTGCGTTGATAAGGGCTGTTTTTTCTGCTGTTTCTACAATTTCTTGAAGTGTTTTTGGAGTTGTAAAAGAAGCAAGTTCTTCTTTGCTTTGAGAATCGTGCATAATTTTAAGTATATCTTCTTGAGTAATAATATTGTTATTGGTCATAACAACGGCTCGTTCAATCGTATTACTTAACTGGCGAACGTTCCCCGGCCACTTGGCAGAGATTAGGGGCGATAAAGCATCAGGGTCGATGTGTTTGTTAAATCCATATTTTTTGTTATAGCGGTTTAAAAAATAATAGATAAAATCAAAAATATCTTCACGTCGTTCTCTTAAAGGCGGAATCACCAATGGTACAACATTAAGCCTATAAAAAAGATCGGTTCTGAATAATTTTGTTTTTATCATTTCTTCCAAATTTTGGTTGGTCGCCGCAATAATGCGAACATCAACAGGGACGCTGCGAACTCCGCCAAGAGGCGTAACAACTCTTTCTTGAAGCACTCTTAAAAGTTTAACTTGTAGCGTGGTGGGGAGTTCTCCAACTTCATCAAGCAATAAAGTTCCGTTGTTGGCAAGTTCAAACAACCCTTGTTTCCCGTTGCGTAACGCACCGGTAAAAGCACCAGGCATATATCCAAAAAGTTCTGATTCTAAAAGTTGTTCAGGTATGGTGGCACAACTTATTTTTATAAAAGGGGCGTTACGTCTGTGGCTGTTTTGATGAATTATGCCTGAGACAACTTCTTTTCCCACGCCTGATTCGCCCGTAATCAAAACAGAAGAGTCAACTTGAGCGAGTTGTATTGCCTGATTATATACTTCACGCATTTTAGCTGAACTTATAATTATATCAGGGGTGGCGTTCATGCTATATCTTAGTGTGTTAATTTCTTTTTGATATTGGCGTTGTACTGCCGCCATACGTTCAAGTTCTTTTTGAAGGCTACGAAGCTCGGTTACGTCTCTGACGTTGGTTAAGACTCGCCAAATATTGCCGTTATCGTCAAAAATTGGGTTTCCTGTAACAACAATAGACTTACTTCCTCGAATTTTTTGCAGTATTGTTTCTCTTTTTTTGCTTTTAAGAACTTTCATAGTTACAGATTCATCATAAGTATTGTCGCTTACGAGTTCTGACATTTTTTTTCCAAGTACGTCTGCGGCGGTTATTCCGGTAATGCGTTCATAGGCACTGTTAAGACGTAGAACACGCCCTTGGTCGTCGGTAATAAAGAGTCCGTCAAATGATGAATCGATTATGGCATCACGTTCTTTTGAGAGTATACGCCATTTATTGACTTCTTGGGTGTTAAGAATATCATATTGAACATTTCGCATAAAAATTATGTGATCTGTTTTTTGTCCGTTATTTACGGGAAGAGTAATTATTATAAAGCGTGTATCATCTCGAGAGGCAATAATGATTGCTTTTTTGTCATTTTTTTCTGTTTCAAGCGTAAAACCAGATTCTTCAAATAAAGTATATAGTGATTTTCCGATAATAAAGTCTGAGTTTCCAAAACACAAGATACCTGCCATTGCGTTAAACCATTTGATATTCCAACTATCATCAACAATAAAAGTAGCATCAGGCAAATTTTGTAAGATATGAGAAGAAATATTCTCGGGCGGTTGTTCATATGGTGTAAGTTCTTTTGTGATTGCTTTAATCGACATTAAGTCGATACCGCCGAGTATTTGTCCGTTTTCGATAACGGTTAAAAACGAACTGCCATATTTTTTTAAACTATCTATACTTGTATCCGGGTGAACGGAACAAATCATATAGCGGATATTACAGGTTATATCGTTATCTATTTCTACTCTTCCCGACGCAAGAGCGGCATATACATCATCACGAGAGAGTATTCCTAAAAAAACACCTTGTTTGTTAACAACTTGCACCCCACATACGTTTTCTTTTCTAAAAAAGGCAACGGCTTCTCGCATTGTTGTTTTTTCATTTAAGGTTTTAAGCGGTGCTTGCATAATATCACGAGCATTCATGTATACAATCCTGATTATGGTGGGAATGTTTGTTGAGCTTTTTTGCAAGTTTAGACTGTAAGGCTCAAGCGGAAGATGCTGTGATTATGGAATATGAGAACAGCCAATATTTATAATATGGGAGCGGAAGTCAAAACAAGCCTTTCCTGTTATTATCTTGAAATTTTTATTCTTTCAAGCTTTAAATAATTTGTGTTTTGGCTTATCTTATTAAAGATCATGTTATTTCATTAAAATAAAACCGCTTGTCAGACCTGTTTTTCTTTTTTAGAATGCAAGCAAGTTGGTTTTGCAATAAACTGATATAATTTTGAAATTTCATCGATTTTTAATTTAACACCAAAACAAAGAGAGTAAAAATGAAAATTTTATTGCATGTTAACAATCAGGATAATTGGGCTGCTGTTTTAGAAAATACAAGAAATACAATTAATTATAAAAAAGAATATGATTCAAATATTGAAATAGAAATAGTTGCAAATGGAAATGCCGTTTTGAAACTAAAAAATGCCGCTGATGATGATTTGTCAAAATCGTTAAACGAAATTAGAGATGATGTTAATATTGCTGCTTGTAATAATGCCTTGAAAAAGTTTAATATTTTTCCAAACGAGTTATATGACTTTGTTATCGTTGTGCCGGCGGGGATTATTGAGCTTGCCAAAAGACAAAGTGAGGGTTTTGCTTATATTAAACCGTAAATATTTTAAAATATCGGCCTGATATTTTTTGTTTGTAAAAATAAGAGCGAGTTTTATCTTTAAAAGTTAAAACTTTGTTGTGATTCCGTAATTACGCCATTGGAGTAATGAGCTTTCCGATATTTTCTCGTATCTTTTGAGAAAGAGGGCGTTTAATCCACTGTTCAAAAACAAGTTCTTTGGCGGTAGATATATCTTTAAGAAAAATCTTTTCCCCTTCTTTGGCGAGTTCGGCATCATAAATAAAAGCTTGTGATTCAAAGTTAATACTAAAACTGCGAGTATCAATATTTGCTGTTCCGACAGAAAAAACAGCCGAATCACAAACGGTTGTTTTAGCGTGAATAAATCTGTCCGGTTTATATTGATATATTCTTACACCGGCACGCAATAGTTCTTCACAAGAGTGAAGACTCGCCCAAAAGACCATTGGGTGATCGGGTTCTCCCGGAATAAGAATGCGTACATCAACACCGCTTAGAGCCGCGACACAAAGAGCGTCTTGTAAACCTGAACCCGGAATTAGATAAGGCGTTGTTATCCAAAGATTTTTTTTGGCAGTAGTAAAAAGAGAAAGGTAAGCTTTTTTTATAGTATCCCAGTCAGAGTCAGGTCCGCTGGTTGCGATTTGTAGCGTTGTTGAGCCTTGAGCAGTGTGTTGAGTCTTAATATCTTGTTTGATGTATTGGATTAAAGTTTCTGATGCTCCACAAATTTCGAGATCATGGAGTAAGGTTTGTAACAGGCTTTTTATGACAGGGCCTTGTAGCATGCAATGCGTATCACGCCAAGGGAGTTGACCGTTGGTGTTTTTAAGGTAATATTCTCGAATGTTTACACCACCCATAAAACCCCAAGTATTGTCTATGATAAGAGTTTTTCTGTGGTTTCTGTAATTAGCCCCACGCAACATCGGTAGAGAGGTTGGTAAAAATGAATAAACATAAACGCCGGCTTTTTTGAGTTCAGCAAGGGAACTTCTGCTTAATTTCCAGCTTCCGACAGCGTCATAAAGTAAACAAACGCTTAAACCTTCTCGTGCTTTTTGGGCGAGTTCTTTTTTAAATGTTTCGCCTATTTCATCATTGGCTATAATAAAACTTTGAAAGAAAACACTTTTTTTTGCCATGCGTATTTTTTCAAGCATGGCGGAATAGGTTTGTTCTCCGTCCAGTAGTATTTTAACGCTACAATTGGTATGCAACTCTTCCAATGAGCTAGAATAAATTAATGCTGCTGTTTTATTAATAAAGGGGTTAGCACTTTCTGTATGTTTTTGATGTTGAATTTTTTGTTGTTTAGGGAGTTTAAGTCTTTTTCGGCGACTATGATAACGCAAGTCAGGACCTAATATCCAATAAGCAATAATGCCCACTATTGGGAATAAAATAAGTATAAACAACCAATTAAGAGTGCTATTTGAGTTTTGATTTTCTAAAAAAATTATAGCACCGATAAAACAGACATAAACAAATACAAAAATTTGGTAATAATCTGTTGTAAATTCAATTGTTTTTTTACTGATATAAGCGAGTTCGGTTTTTATAACTTCATTGGGGAACAGAATAAAATGTACGGATACAGTGATGATCAGCCCTAAAAAAAGACCGATGCCAATAATTCGTAAAAAATAATCTATGCGTGAACGGTTATAACTTCCCATCTGGTCAACATATCAATATAAAATTATTTGGACAAGTGTTTAATTGATTTTGCTTGAGTTGGATGTGTTTATGTCTTTAGTTTAACACAAAAAATTTAAAGTTTTTTTTGGGGGGTTAGAAGAAAAACTTTCCGACTTTAAAATCAACTCTATAGTCTTCTACGGGTTTACGTTGTCTGTTATCATTGACAACTCCGGCGAATACTCCGGCTCCGACCCACATATCAACAACAGGAATAGACACGTTAACAGAAGGCCCAACGTAACAGCTAAAAGAATCATCTTTTTGGTTTCTTCCTTTTACTTCGCTACTGAATGTTTTTTCGATAATATTTTCTATTCCTATATCAAAATTATGTTGAGTCATATAGCGATATTGTGAGTTTAGCATAAGTACATCGCCTTTTTTTGTGTCTAAATTACCCTCGTTCATATATAAGGTATAAGACAATTCGGTTTCAAGGCGGTGAGTTTGGTTAAAGTCTTTTCTTATCCCTGTTTTCGCTATCCCCGACCAAGAGGCGTTACCCGGGATAACACTCGTACTTTTTCCCTTTTCGGCAGTGGGCAGACCAACACCGAGAGTGGCGATTGTTGTTACAGGGTCGCCAAATTTTTGAGCAGTGATTTGATATGCTCCCATTATATTAATATCGCC
Encoded here:
- a CDS encoding sigma 54-interacting transcriptional regulator, which codes for MNARDIMQAPLKTLNEKTTMREAVAFFRKENVCGVQVVNKQGVFLGILSRDDVYAALASGRVEIDNDITCNIRYMICSVHPDTSIDSLKKYGSSFLTVIENGQILGGIDLMSIKAITKELTPYEQPPENISSHILQNLPDATFIVDDSWNIKWFNAMAGILCFGNSDFIIGKSLYTLFEESGFTLETEKNDKKAIIIASRDDTRFIIITLPVNNGQKTDHIIFMRNVQYDILNTQEVNKWRILSKERDAIIDSSFDGLFITDDQGRVLRLNSAYERITGITAADVLGKKMSELVSDNTYDESVTMKVLKSKKRETILQKIRGSKSIVVTGNPIFDDNGNIWRVLTNVRDVTELRSLQKELERMAAVQRQYQKEINTLRYSMNATPDIIISSAKMREVYNQAIQLAQVDSSVLITGESGVGKEVVSGIIHQNSHRRNAPFIKISCATIPEQLLESELFGYMPGAFTGALRNGKQGLFELANNGTLLLDEVGELPTTLQVKLLRVLQERVVTPLGGVRSVPVDVRIIAATNQNLEEMIKTKLFRTDLFYRLNVVPLVIPPLRERREDIFDFIYYFLNRYNKKYGFNKHIDPDALSPLISAKWPGNVRQLSNTIERAVVMTNNNIITQEDILKIMHDSQSKEELASFTTPKTLQEIVETAEKTALINALQAHKNTRATAKALGINQSTVVRKAKYYGIPLNTNS
- a CDS encoding DsrE family protein — its product is MKILLHVNNQDNWAAVLENTRNTINYKKEYDSNIEIEIVANGNAVLKLKNAADDDLSKSLNEIRDDVNIAACNNALKKFNIFPNELYDFVIVVPAGIIELAKRQSEGFAYIKP
- a CDS encoding iron-containing alcohol dehydrogenase is translated as MNKINTFQTTTRTIMGPGAIKNIVAEAKRLGGTKAMIITDPGLVKTGIVNELESLLNKGNIGFSRFDSVEADPSYETAITAAEQVKKDGADIIIGIGGGSAQDIAKVSSILVTNKGPISEYFGIDLVPNPGMKLILIPTTAGTGSEVTPIAILSDHKEKLKKGIVSMHLFPSTALLDPLLTVGLPPHVTAATGMDALIHAIEAFTSKNATDMTDMLAIQAIKLINKNIRTAYANGENLEAREGMLEGSMLAGMAFANAGVTAVHAFAYPIGAEFHIPHGVANSIMLVPVMEFNMLGNLEKFARLAEILGEKTQGLSLRDSALRAVETLRTLTIDLNVPNKLSSFGVKASDIPELAKGVMKVTRLLANNPRVLRVEDAEAIYKRVL
- the cls gene encoding cardiolipin synthase, which encodes MGSYNRSRIDYFLRIIGIGLFLGLIITVSVHFILFPNEVIKTELAYISKKTIEFTTDYYQIFVFVYVCFIGAIIFLENQNSNSTLNWLFILILFPIVGIIAYWILGPDLRYHSRRKRLKLPKQQKIQHQKHTESANPFINKTAALIYSSSLEELHTNCSVKILLDGEQTYSAMLEKIRMAKKSVFFQSFIIANDEIGETFKKELAQKAREGLSVCLLYDAVGSWKLSRSSLAELKKAGVYVYSFLPTSLPMLRGANYRNHRKTLIIDNTWGFMGGVNIREYYLKNTNGQLPWRDTHCMLQGPVIKSLLQTLLHDLEICGASETLIQYIKQDIKTQHTAQGSTTLQIATSGPDSDWDTIKKAYLSLFTTAKKNLWITTPYLIPGSGLQDALCVAALSGVDVRILIPGEPDHPMVFWASLHSCEELLRAGVRIYQYKPDRFIHAKTTVCDSAVFSVGTANIDTRSFSINFESQAFIYDAELAKEGEKIFLKDISTAKELVFEQWIKRPLSQKIRENIGKLITPMA
- a CDS encoding aldehyde ferredoxin oxidoreductase family protein, which translates into the protein MHGFYNRGLRIDLGSGQHEVFNIPDALLSITLGGKGLATHFLLQENIAEVDPLGKDNAIIFTTGPITASSVWGSSRYGVFTKSPQTGFYSESYSGGKAPEYMDAAGYDIIIVKGISDKPVWLEISDTKVKIHSAKDIWGMETYATEDALRQKVMELCGEKCGPIVIGPAAENKVCFAVIENDYWRSAGRTGVGTVLGSKQVKGIAFYGKARRTIANQALLKEFVKEISNRAKEDKGVQVYKKVGTTGLVDLMNEIGGFPSRCWQKGRVEHRNGINSTALHERCEVVPKSCAKCLMSCGRLSTIKNGKYAGLTVEGPEYETIYAFGGLCEIADIEDILYLNDLCDRLGMDTISAGNLAALTIEASRLGRIELKLDYGDTDGVANLLRDIAYRRNLGEILSKGIKYASKEWKMEHMAVHVKGLEPAGYDPRILKGMGLAYATSDRGACHLRATFYKPELAGMVDKNSIEGKAAIFKTWEDRLTYFDMLILCRFYRDMYQWEELRIITEALTGLHLSNDDMINMASKVTDNTRRFNLRAGLQPNDDTLPVALTKNPLPETGQAISAEDVKIMVSEYYQTRHWSENNGNPDA
- a CDS encoding transporter, yielding MNYQKHMKKTLLIFSTLCFLYSPALSQEAGETPKNTKQQKTNHLLGAPVNVGASSNVVIPKGVLLISPNYSIREKYSSSGPGNKQTPNVDSSIFITKIRYGLADRVELRINVPYTTFTSHAPKNGPVYNRDGFGDINIMGAYQITAQKFGDPVTTIATLGVGLPTAEKGKSTSVIPGNASWSGIAKTGIRKDFNQTHRLETELSYTLYMNEGNLDTKKGDVLMLNSQYRYMTQHNFDIGIENIIEKTFSSEVKGRNQKDDSFSCYVGPSVNVSIPVVDMWVGAGVFAGVVNDNRQRKPVEDYRVDFKVGKFFF